The Pseudomonas kermanshahensis genome includes a window with the following:
- a CDS encoding ATP-binding protein → MIRLRTDGLLRRLLLFILLFSLCFTVLASSVQLYFEYRREMRDIEARMALIRAGYLASLERSLWDLDEAQLDVQLRGLVDFSDVARVRLLSDDFTLLRGEAEPKGPLRIERFPLDYQPPSGPARHLGELEVSIDLGAVHRRLYATGLASLLWMGVFLCGLAVALSGLFYRLVTRHLQVMAEFARRIGAGHWQEPLRLDRRRSAHADEIDTVAHALDDMRRAILSDIERRELDRVALQDKRDELQAMVERRTASLARAKDEAEAANLAKSRFLATMSHELRTPLNGILGMAELLRGARLDALDRQRLQALYKAGEGLLAILNEVLCFARLEEGESQAEMLGFSLRQLCTEVLALLEPMALERGDTLHVEVDEQLAAHQHGAEQYLRQVLSNLLANAIKFTAHGQVELRVQVLASDQNGQRLRVSVSDNGIGIEPAMQAKIFDRFVQASEAVARRYGGTGLGLAICKHLVEKLGGRIGLNSVPGQGSCFWFELDIARGQPAVAHEPACSASASLRILVVEDVALNREVAGGLLVRDGHQVCFAEDAEQALQACAQQRFDLILLDVHLPGLSGVEVCRRIRAIPGPNRGSRILALTAGVQPAQVPDYLAAGMQGVLAKPLRLEHLRQALAEVAPAPVAALGSGMDWSLMQTHRSLLGEQKLQALLAVLRQSIEQHATALAEALQARDCAAVSHLAHRLAGSCDSLGFAGLAGVLRRLEDAAQGQDEQALLALSEPLAAELEQARTTLKHLIQS, encoded by the coding sequence ATGATCCGCCTGCGCACCGACGGCCTGTTGCGCCGCCTGCTGCTGTTTATCCTGCTGTTCAGCCTGTGCTTCACGGTGCTGGCCAGTTCCGTGCAGCTGTATTTCGAGTACCGCCGCGAGATGCGCGACATCGAGGCGCGCATGGCGTTGATCCGCGCGGGTTACCTGGCCAGCCTGGAACGCAGCCTGTGGGACCTCGACGAAGCGCAACTGGATGTTCAACTGCGTGGCCTGGTGGACTTTTCAGATGTGGCGCGGGTACGCCTGCTCAGCGATGACTTCACCCTGTTGCGCGGTGAAGCCGAGCCTAAGGGGCCACTGCGCATCGAGCGTTTTCCGCTGGATTACCAGCCACCGTCGGGGCCGGCACGGCACCTTGGCGAGCTGGAGGTGAGCATCGACCTGGGCGCGGTGCACCGGCGGCTGTATGCCACGGGCCTGGCCAGCCTGTTGTGGATGGGGGTGTTTCTGTGTGGCCTGGCGGTCGCGTTGTCTGGCTTGTTCTACCGCTTGGTGACCCGCCATTTGCAAGTCATGGCCGAGTTTGCCCGGCGTATCGGGGCCGGGCACTGGCAGGAGCCGCTGCGCCTGGATCGCCGCCGTTCGGCGCATGCCGATGAGATCGATACCGTGGCGCATGCCCTGGACGACATGCGCCGGGCCATCCTCAGCGACATCGAGCGCCGCGAGCTTGACCGCGTGGCCCTGCAGGACAAACGTGACGAGCTGCAGGCCATGGTCGAGCGGCGTACCGCGAGCCTGGCCCGGGCCAAGGACGAGGCCGAAGCCGCCAACCTGGCCAAGTCACGCTTTTTGGCGACCATGAGCCATGAGCTGCGCACGCCGCTCAATGGCATCCTCGGCATGGCTGAACTGCTACGTGGCGCCAGGCTCGATGCGCTCGACCGGCAACGCCTACAGGCTTTGTACAAGGCGGGTGAAGGGCTGTTGGCCATTCTTAACGAGGTGCTTTGCTTTGCCCGTCTCGAAGAGGGCGAGAGCCAGGCCGAAATGCTCGGTTTCTCACTGCGCCAGTTGTGCACGGAGGTGCTGGCATTGCTCGAACCAATGGCCTTGGAACGCGGCGACACCCTGCACGTGGAGGTCGATGAGCAACTGGCGGCGCATCAGCATGGCGCCGAGCAGTACCTGCGCCAGGTACTGAGCAACCTGCTGGCCAACGCCATCAAGTTCACCGCGCACGGCCAGGTCGAACTCAGGGTGCAGGTGCTGGCCAGCGATCAGAACGGGCAGCGCCTGCGCGTGTCGGTCAGTGACAATGGCATTGGCATCGAACCGGCCATGCAGGCGAAGATTTTTGACCGTTTCGTGCAGGCCAGCGAAGCGGTGGCCCGGCGCTATGGTGGCACTGGCCTGGGCTTGGCGATCTGCAAGCACCTGGTGGAAAAACTTGGCGGCCGCATCGGCCTGAATAGCGTACCGGGGCAGGGCAGTTGCTTCTGGTTCGAGCTCGACATAGCGCGTGGGCAGCCTGCCGTTGCCCATGAGCCGGCCTGCTCGGCGTCGGCCAGCCTGCGTATCCTGGTGGTCGAGGACGTGGCGTTGAACCGTGAGGTGGCGGGTGGGTTGCTGGTACGCGATGGCCACCAGGTGTGCTTTGCCGAGGATGCCGAGCAAGCCCTGCAAGCCTGTGCCCAGCAGCGCTTCGACCTGATCTTGCTGGATGTGCACTTGCCCGGCTTGAGCGGGGTTGAGGTGTGCCGGCGCATCCGCGCCATCCCAGGGCCAAACCGTGGCAGCCGGATCCTGGCGCTGACTGCCGGGGTGCAACCGGCGCAAGTCCCCGACTACCTGGCCGCAGGCATGCAGGGGGTACTGGCCAAACCGCTGCGCCTGGAGCACCTGCGCCAGGCCCTGGCCGAGGTTGCGCCTGCCCCGGTGGCTGCTCTTGGCTCGGGCATGGACTGGTCACTGATGCAAACCCACCGCAGCTTGCTGGGTGAACAGAAGTTGCAGGCGCTGCTGGCAGTGCTGCGCCAATCGATCGAGCAGCACGCCACGGCGCTGGCCGAAGCCTTGCAGGCACGCGACTGCGCTGCAGTGTCGCACCTGGCGCACCGCCTGGCGGGCAGTTGCGATTCCCTCGGTTTTGCTGGCCTGGCTGGCGTTTTGCGCCGCCTCGAAGACGCTGCCCAAGGCCAAGATGAACAGGCGCTGCTGGCGCTCAGCGAGCCACTAGCGGCAGAACTGGAACAGGCCCGCACCACCCTGAAACACTTGATCCAGAGCTGA
- a CDS encoding enoyl-CoA hydratase/isomerase family protein — MTTPSSSVLSKVEAGVAWLTLNRPEQRNALDIPTLKQLHALLDTCNSDPAVRVVVLTGSGRSFCAGADVAEWAEAEARGALESYGWTETAHALMLRLHSLDKPTLAAINGTAVGGGMDLSLCCDLRIAAASARFKAGYTSMAYSPDAGASWHLPRLIGSEQAKRLLFLDELWGAERALAAGLVSEVCADEQLPAVAAELAGRLANGPTFAYAQTKRLIREGAQRTLAEQLEAERQAGLLCGRSQDGAEALKASVERRPAHFVGQ; from the coding sequence ATGACCACCCCGTCATCGTCAGTGTTGAGCAAGGTCGAAGCCGGCGTTGCCTGGCTCACCCTCAACCGCCCCGAGCAGCGCAACGCACTGGACATTCCCACCCTCAAGCAACTGCATGCCCTGCTCGACACCTGCAACAGCGACCCCGCCGTCCGTGTGGTGGTGCTGACCGGCAGCGGGCGCAGCTTCTGTGCCGGCGCCGACGTGGCGGAATGGGCCGAGGCCGAGGCCCGTGGGGCACTGGAAAGCTACGGCTGGACCGAGACCGCCCACGCCCTGATGCTGCGCCTGCACAGCCTGGATAAACCGACCCTGGCCGCCATCAACGGCACCGCCGTCGGCGGCGGCATGGACCTGAGCCTGTGCTGTGACCTGCGCATCGCTGCTGCCTCGGCACGCTTCAAAGCCGGATACACCAGCATGGCCTACAGCCCCGATGCCGGCGCCAGCTGGCACCTGCCACGGCTGATTGGCAGCGAGCAGGCCAAACGGCTGTTGTTCCTCGACGAACTGTGGGGCGCCGAACGGGCTTTGGCGGCAGGGCTGGTGAGCGAGGTCTGCGCCGACGAGCAATTGCCTGCGGTGGCCGCTGAACTGGCGGGCCGCCTGGCCAACGGCCCGACCTTCGCCTACGCGCAGACCAAGCGGCTGATCCGCGAAGGCGCCCAGCGCACCCTGGCCGAGCAACTCGAAGCCGAGCGCCAGGCCGGCTTGCTATGCGGGCGCAGCCAGGACGGCGCCGAGGCGCTCAAGGCTTCGGTAGAACGGCGCCCAGCGCACTTCGTCGGCCAATAA
- a CDS encoding ABC transporter permease: protein MSPLLLTLQALLSHWRRHRVQCLSIFTGLWLATALWTGVQALNSQARSDYARASAVLAAPMQAQLVPRDGERFEQALYVQLRQLGWPVAPVLEGRLRFSGEQPVTVRLIGVEPLSLPVSTAVAGVRVADFDLQAFIGKPGQAWVGPDTLRQLGKTVSDVAVSSEGQRLPPFVLKPELAPGVIVVDIGHAQALLQAPGQLSRLLLTGPSAPLPAAIAARLELQTPSDDGGLQRLTESFHLNLTALGLLAFVVGLFIAHAAIGLALEQRRGLIRSLRACGVSLHCLLLGLALELGLFAVLGGLAGVAGGYGLAALLLPDVAASLRGLYGAQVASVLHLSAGWWLAGVLVSVLGASLAGLSSVLQAARLPLLALAQPQAWRLAQGRWLRRQTWGALLLLLVALGCWQLGQGLASAFALLAALLLASALLLPPLLDGVLAWAARGRRRPLSQWFVADSRQQLPGLSLALMALLLALAASVGVGSMTEGFRKTFIGWLDARLSADLYVTPRDTAQGLQISEWLKQQPVATAVLPGWRVETHLKGWPVQVQGVIDHPAYRDRWPLLDQHAQAWQQLAAGKAVMLSEQLARRLGLAVGDTLMLAADAAPPMTVVGVYADYGNPKGHVLVNADWLRRHWPQATLTGLSVDVAPTHLAPLKAALQQRFALDDSRVVEQSRLKRWSTEVFNRTFAATAALNSLTLGVAGVAMFINLLTLSQSRLGQLAPLWALGVRRTQLVWLTLGQTLMLSSLTVLLAIPVGVVLAWCLVAVVNVQAFGWRLPLYVFPGQLVQLAVLGILTSLLASAWPLWQLARRQPSDLLRQFADER from the coding sequence ATGAGCCCATTGCTGCTGACCCTGCAGGCGCTGCTGAGCCATTGGCGGCGCCATCGCGTGCAGTGCCTTAGCATCTTTACCGGGTTGTGGCTGGCCACTGCGTTATGGACCGGCGTCCAGGCACTCAACAGCCAGGCGCGCAGCGACTACGCCCGCGCCAGTGCGGTACTGGCGGCACCGATGCAGGCGCAACTGGTGCCGCGTGACGGCGAACGCTTCGAGCAGGCGCTGTATGTGCAATTGCGCCAGTTGGGCTGGCCGGTTGCCCCGGTACTGGAGGGGCGGCTGCGGTTTTCTGGCGAGCAGCCGGTGACTGTCCGGCTGATTGGCGTCGAGCCGTTGAGCTTGCCAGTTTCCACTGCCGTGGCCGGTGTGCGGGTGGCCGATTTCGACCTGCAGGCCTTTATTGGCAAGCCGGGGCAGGCCTGGGTAGGGCCGGACACCTTGCGCCAACTGGGCAAAACCGTTAGCGACGTGGCCGTCAGCAGCGAAGGGCAGCGGCTGCCACCCTTTGTGCTCAAGCCGGAGCTGGCGCCCGGGGTGATCGTGGTCGACATCGGCCATGCGCAGGCCTTGCTGCAGGCACCCGGACAGCTGTCGCGGCTTCTACTGACAGGGCCTTCGGCGCCCTTGCCCGCAGCCATCGCTGCGCGGCTCGAACTGCAAACACCGAGTGATGACGGTGGCCTGCAACGCCTGACCGAGAGCTTTCACCTGAACCTCACCGCCCTCGGCTTGCTGGCCTTCGTGGTCGGGCTGTTCATCGCCCACGCCGCCATTGGCCTGGCACTGGAGCAACGCCGTGGCTTGATCAGAAGCCTGCGGGCCTGTGGCGTCAGTTTGCACTGCCTGTTGCTCGGCCTGGCGCTGGAGCTGGGCCTGTTCGCGGTGCTGGGCGGGCTGGCCGGGGTGGCGGGCGGCTATGGGCTGGCCGCGTTGCTGTTGCCAGACGTTGCCGCGAGTTTGCGTGGTTTGTATGGCGCCCAGGTCGCCAGCGTGTTGCACCTGTCGGCTGGGTGGTGGTTGGCTGGGGTGCTGGTGAGTGTGCTCGGGGCCTCATTGGCGGGGCTGAGCAGTGTTTTGCAGGCCGCGCGCCTGCCCCTGTTGGCGCTGGCTCAACCCCAGGCCTGGCGCTTGGCGCAAGGCCGTTGGTTGCGGCGCCAGACGTGGGGGGCACTGCTGTTGCTGCTGGTGGCGCTTGGCTGTTGGCAACTGGGCCAGGGCTTGGCCAGCGCTTTCGCCTTGCTGGCGGCGTTGTTGCTGGCCTCGGCGTTGCTGTTACCGCCCTTGCTCGACGGCGTGCTGGCCTGGGCTGCGCGTGGGCGCCGACGGCCGCTGTCGCAGTGGTTCGTCGCCGACAGCCGCCAGCAATTACCCGGGTTGAGCCTGGCGCTGATGGCCTTGTTGCTGGCACTGGCCGCCAGTGTTGGCGTGGGCAGCATGACCGAGGGCTTTCGCAAGACCTTCATCGGCTGGCTCGATGCGCGTTTGTCCGCCGACCTTTACGTGACGCCTCGGGACACTGCGCAGGGCCTGCAGATCAGTGAGTGGCTCAAGCAGCAACCTGTGGCCACGGCGGTGCTGCCAGGCTGGCGTGTGGAAACGCACCTTAAGGGTTGGCCAGTGCAGGTGCAGGGGGTTATCGACCACCCGGCCTACCGCGACCGCTGGCCGTTGCTGGACCAGCACGCGCAGGCCTGGCAGCAGTTGGCGGCGGGCAAGGCGGTGATGCTCAGTGAACAACTGGCCCGCCGCCTAGGGCTGGCGGTGGGCGACACTTTGATGCTGGCGGCCGACGCTGCGCCGCCCATGACAGTGGTGGGGGTGTATGCCGACTATGGCAACCCCAAGGGCCACGTGCTGGTCAATGCCGACTGGCTGCGCAGGCATTGGCCGCAGGCGACATTGACCGGCCTGAGCGTGGATGTCGCGCCCACGCACCTGGCACCCCTCAAGGCTGCGTTGCAGCAGCGCTTTGCCCTGGACGACAGCCGGGTGGTCGAGCAATCGCGCCTGAAGCGCTGGTCGACCGAGGTGTTCAACCGCACCTTTGCCGCCACCGCCGCCCTCAACAGCCTGACACTGGGTGTCGCCGGCGTGGCCATGTTCATCAACCTGCTGACCCTGAGCCAGAGCCGCCTGGGCCAGCTGGCGCCGCTTTGGGCATTGGGTGTGCGGCGCACGCAACTGGTTTGGCTGACCCTGGGCCAGACGCTCATGCTGAGCAGCCTCACCGTGCTGCTGGCGATCCCTGTCGGTGTCGTGTTGGCCTGGTGCCTGGTGGCGGTGGTGAACGTGCAGGCATTTGGCTGGCGGTTGCCGCTGTATGTGTTTCCTGGGCAATTGGTGCAACTGGCGGTGCTGGGCATCCTCACCAGCCTGCTGGCCAGTGCCTGGCCGCTGTGGCAACTGGCGCGGCGCCAGCCCAGCGATCTGTTGAGGCAGTTTGCCGATGAACGTTAA
- a CDS encoding substrate-binding periplasmic protein gives MRRLLALAVLVPGLPAAAAEPVRYCDYPVYPPISWSDGHQVRGLAPTVVRELFARMGREVQTVVLGNWKRCLMDAAAGRVDVVLAYDSDQRDQGMRFSSVPVIREEVAVFFNRRRPVQFQHLEDLAGYRGGLLYGESYGADFDRFVARHQNIERVSSSQQNFGKLIRGRIDFVIQERRTGELFIEHLPGAEDIRALPAALSVDYLRVAVSRQSSLSQHMDEIDHQLRRMHEAGEIDRWLEQSEVTYRDMINLPADAR, from the coding sequence CTGCGCCGCCTGCTGGCGCTGGCGGTGCTGGTACCAGGCTTGCCAGCAGCGGCGGCTGAGCCGGTGCGCTACTGCGACTACCCCGTGTACCCGCCGATTTCCTGGAGCGATGGCCACCAGGTGCGCGGCCTGGCGCCGACGGTGGTGCGGGAGCTGTTTGCGCGCATGGGCCGAGAGGTGCAAACCGTGGTGCTGGGCAACTGGAAGCGCTGCCTGATGGACGCTGCCGCCGGGCGGGTGGACGTGGTGCTGGCCTACGACAGCGACCAACGTGACCAAGGCATGCGTTTTTCGTCGGTACCGGTGATACGTGAAGAGGTGGCGGTGTTTTTCAATCGCCGCCGGCCCGTGCAGTTTCAGCACCTGGAAGACTTGGCCGGGTACCGTGGCGGCTTGCTCTACGGTGAAAGCTACGGCGCCGACTTCGACCGTTTTGTCGCGCGCCACCAGAACATCGAGCGGGTCTCGTCCAGCCAGCAGAACTTCGGCAAGCTGATCCGTGGGCGCATCGACTTCGTGATCCAGGAGCGGCGTACCGGCGAGCTGTTCATCGAGCACCTGCCCGGCGCCGAAGACATCCGCGCCTTGCCGGCCGCGCTGAGCGTGGACTACCTGCGCGTGGCGGTGTCGCGCCAGTCCTCCCTGAGCCAGCACATGGACGAGATCGACCACCAGTTGCGGCGCATGCACGAAGCTGGCGAGATCGACCGCTGGCTGGAGCAGAGCGAAGTGACCTACCGCGACATGATCAACCTGCCGGCGGATGCCCGATGA
- a CDS encoding enoyl-CoA hydratase encodes MNDLITRDLDQGLLTLTFNRPDKLNALNIAMYRQFGDLLLAAGEDPHVDAVLITGGPHCFSAGNDLRDFLDNPPSDRDSPVFRLMRIVMGLDKPLIAAVSGAAIGIGATLLLHCDQVLVSRTAKLRMPFAPLGVCPEFGSSLLLPRLLGHARAARLLMGNALLEGEQAVAWGLASELHDDGEQCLAAARQLARRLQSYPQEALRISKRLLKEGGRAELEATVERESQLFIECLRTPEAKAALRGLIKD; translated from the coding sequence ATGAACGACCTGATCACACGCGACCTGGACCAGGGCCTGCTGACCCTGACCTTCAACCGCCCCGACAAGCTCAATGCCCTGAACATCGCCATGTACCGCCAGTTTGGCGACCTGCTGCTGGCGGCGGGCGAAGACCCGCACGTTGATGCGGTGCTGATCACGGGCGGCCCCCACTGCTTCAGCGCCGGCAATGACCTGCGCGATTTCCTCGACAACCCGCCCAGCGACAGGGACAGCCCGGTGTTCCGCCTGATGCGCATTGTGATGGGCCTGGATAAACCCCTGATCGCTGCCGTCAGTGGCGCGGCGATCGGCATCGGCGCCACCCTGCTGCTGCATTGCGACCAGGTGCTGGTCAGCCGCACGGCCAAGCTGCGCATGCCGTTTGCGCCGTTGGGGGTATGCCCGGAGTTCGGCTCCAGCCTGCTGCTGCCGCGCCTGCTCGGGCACGCCCGCGCCGCCCGCTTGCTGATGGGCAACGCGTTGCTTGAGGGTGAGCAGGCGGTAGCCTGGGGCTTGGCCAGTGAGCTGCATGACGATGGCGAACAGTGCTTGGCAGCCGCCCGGCAGCTGGCGCGGCGGCTGCAAAGTTACCCGCAAGAGGCGCTGCGTATTAGCAAGCGCCTGCTCAAGGAGGGGGGGCGCGCGGAGCTGGAGGCCACTGTGGAGCGGGAGAGCCAGTTGTTTATCGAATGCCTGCGTACGCCTGAGGCCAAGGCGGCGTTACGGGGGTTGATCAAGGATTGA
- a CDS encoding amino acid permease: MTDTHEGKIQLTRALKSRHIFMLSLGGVIGTGLFMGSGVTINQGGPVGAILAYLVAGLLMYLVMVCLGELSVQMPVSGSFQAHATKFIGPATGFMIGWVYWMSWATTVGLEFTAAGMLMTRWFPEVPIWYWSALFVVVLFGLNALATRAFGEAEYWFSGIKVATILGFIVVGLLVIFGAIPLNNGAPAPMLNNLVGESLFPHGLSAVFAVMMTVVYAFQGCEIMGVAAGETEHPEKSIPRAVRNVVFRVLIFYVLAIAVLSAIVPFEQAGLMESPFVQVFDMVGIPYAADLMNFVILTAILSVGNSGLYASTRILWAMSKSGMAPKSLSPLSKRGVPLRALSITLCFALVSLMTSFVAADTLFMVLMAVSGMSGTVTWIVIALAQYRFRKAYLRDGGQLQDLKYKAPLYPLVPLLCITLCCSLFVFLAIDETQRPSLYWGFGFIALCYAAYYGVNRRRQGAFAPSAPGV, from the coding sequence ATGACTGATACCCACGAAGGCAAAATCCAGCTGACCCGCGCGCTGAAAAGCCGGCACATCTTCATGCTGTCGCTGGGCGGCGTGATCGGCACCGGCCTGTTCATGGGCTCGGGCGTCACCATCAACCAGGGCGGGCCGGTGGGGGCGATCCTGGCCTACCTGGTGGCGGGGCTGTTGATGTACCTGGTGATGGTCTGCCTGGGCGAGCTGTCGGTGCAGATGCCGGTTTCCGGTTCGTTCCAGGCCCATGCCACCAAGTTCATCGGCCCAGCCACGGGCTTCATGATTGGCTGGGTGTACTGGATGAGTTGGGCCACCACGGTGGGCCTGGAGTTCACCGCTGCGGGCATGCTGATGACCCGCTGGTTCCCCGAGGTGCCAATCTGGTATTGGTCGGCGTTGTTCGTGGTTGTGCTGTTCGGCCTCAATGCCCTGGCCACACGGGCCTTTGGCGAGGCGGAGTACTGGTTCTCGGGGATCAAGGTGGCGACCATCCTCGGCTTTATCGTGGTCGGCCTGCTGGTGATCTTCGGCGCCATCCCGCTGAACAACGGGGCGCCGGCACCGATGCTGAACAACCTGGTGGGCGAGTCGCTGTTCCCCCATGGCCTGTCGGCGGTGTTCGCGGTGATGATGACCGTGGTGTACGCCTTCCAGGGCTGCGAAATCATGGGCGTGGCGGCCGGTGAGACCGAGCACCCGGAAAAGAGCATCCCCCGGGCCGTGCGCAACGTGGTGTTCCGCGTGCTGATCTTCTACGTGCTGGCGATTGCCGTGCTGTCGGCCATTGTGCCGTTCGAGCAGGCCGGGTTGATGGAAAGCCCGTTCGTGCAGGTGTTCGACATGGTCGGCATTCCCTATGCGGCCGACCTGATGAACTTCGTCATCCTCACCGCCATCCTGTCGGTGGGTAACTCCGGGCTGTATGCCTCCACGCGCATCCTCTGGGCCATGTCCAAGAGCGGCATGGCACCCAAGAGCCTGTCGCCGCTGAGCAAGCGCGGCGTGCCACTGCGTGCCCTGAGCATCACCCTGTGCTTTGCCCTGGTGTCGCTGATGACCAGCTTCGTGGCTGCCGACACCTTGTTCATGGTGTTGATGGCCGTGAGCGGTATGTCGGGCACTGTGACCTGGATCGTCATCGCCCTGGCGCAGTACCGGTTCCGCAAGGCGTACCTGCGTGATGGCGGGCAATTGCAGGACCTCAAGTACAAGGCGCCGCTGTACCCCTTGGTGCCGCTGCTGTGCATCACCCTGTGCTGTTCGCTGTTCGTGTTTTTGGCCATCGATGAGACCCAGCGGCCCTCGTTGTACTGGGGCTTTGGTTTCATTGCCCTGTGCTATGCGGCGTATTACGGGGTGAACCGCCGGCGGCAAGGGGCTTTTGCGCCGAGTGCGCCTGGGGTTTGA
- a CDS encoding lipocalin-like domain-containing protein yields MNVKACVVLCALLSGCDQPAPAPQSFAGLGEQASGFSQVTRDHPLVFPRDHGAHEGFRIEWWYVTANLEDAQGRDWGAQWTLFRSALRPGAETADWNSPNLWMGHAALTGPGGHRAGETLARGGVGQAGVEVQPFRAWINDWSLQGDEGIAGLHMKAAAQGFGYDLNLRSDRPLVLHGSQGYSEKSGKGQASYYYSQPFYRVSGEVERDGLCIAVTGQAWLDREWSSQPLAAGQTGWDWFSLHLDSGAKLMLFQVREAKGLPYRAGTWVSAQGEGVALRSDQIQLQALAWTRQENGKEVPTRWRVRVLAYGVDVQVDAVEPRAWMNTRFPYWEGPVRLQGSAGGRGYLEMTGY; encoded by the coding sequence ATGAACGTTAAAGCCTGTGTCGTGCTGTGCGCGCTGCTGAGCGGCTGCGACCAGCCTGCGCCAGCGCCGCAGAGTTTTGCCGGGTTGGGCGAGCAGGCCAGTGGGTTCAGCCAGGTGACCCGCGATCACCCCTTGGTGTTCCCGCGTGATCACGGGGCTCATGAGGGGTTTCGCATCGAATGGTGGTATGTCACCGCCAACCTTGAAGACGCCCAAGGGCGGGACTGGGGCGCGCAGTGGACGTTGTTCCGTTCGGCCTTGCGCCCGGGGGCGGAAACGGCCGACTGGAACAGCCCGAACCTGTGGATGGGGCATGCTGCCCTGACAGGGCCGGGTGGGCATCGCGCTGGCGAGACCCTGGCGCGTGGCGGTGTCGGGCAAGCAGGCGTCGAAGTCCAGCCGTTCAGGGCCTGGATCAATGACTGGTCACTGCAAGGTGATGAGGGCATTGCAGGGTTGCACATGAAGGCTGCCGCCCAAGGCTTTGGTTACGACCTGAATCTGCGCAGTGACAGGCCGCTGGTGCTGCACGGCAGCCAGGGCTACAGCGAAAAGTCGGGCAAGGGGCAAGCGTCGTATTACTACAGCCAGCCGTTCTACCGTGTCAGCGGCGAGGTGGAGCGCGATGGCCTATGCATTGCGGTCACCGGGCAGGCTTGGCTGGACCGGGAGTGGAGCAGCCAGCCGCTGGCGGCCGGGCAAACGGGCTGGGACTGGTTTTCACTGCACCTGGACAGCGGCGCGAAGCTGATGCTGTTTCAGGTGCGCGAGGCCAAGGGTTTGCCGTATCGGGCGGGGACCTGGGTCAGTGCCCAGGGTGAGGGGGTAGCGCTGCGAAGCGATCAGATTCAGCTTCAGGCGTTGGCCTGGACGCGGCAGGAAAACGGCAAGGAGGTGCCGACACGTTGGCGAGTGCGGGTGTTGGCGTACGGCGTTGATGTGCAAGTTGATGCCGTCGAGCCGCGTGCCTGGATGAACACCCGGTTTCCATACTGGGAGGGGCCGGTGAGGTTGCAGGGGAGTGCGGGCGGGCGGGGGTATCTGGAGATGACGGGGTATTAG
- a CDS encoding TetR family transcriptional regulator C-terminal domain-containing protein has product MSQEARYHRMLPELRKANLVEATLVCLKRHGFQGASIRKISAEAGVSVGLISHHYAGKDELVAEAYMAVTGRVMGLLREAMAQAAPTARERLSAFFRASFCAELLDPQLLDAWLAFWGAVKTADAINQVHDHSYGEYRNELSRLLATLAVEEGWQGFDADLAAISLSALLDGLWLESGLNPGTFTPAQGVQICEAWVDGLQAGGRQRFSLPKGC; this is encoded by the coding sequence ATGAGCCAGGAAGCCCGCTACCACCGCATGCTGCCGGAATTGCGCAAAGCCAACCTGGTCGAGGCGACCTTGGTGTGCCTCAAACGCCATGGTTTTCAGGGGGCTTCGATCCGCAAGATTTCCGCCGAGGCGGGGGTTTCGGTGGGGTTGATCAGCCACCATTACGCGGGCAAGGACGAACTGGTGGCCGAAGCTTACATGGCGGTCACCGGGCGGGTCATGGGCTTGCTGCGCGAAGCCATGGCCCAGGCCGCGCCCACGGCCCGCGAACGGCTGTCGGCGTTCTTCCGTGCCTCGTTTTGCGCCGAACTGCTCGACCCGCAACTGCTCGATGCCTGGCTGGCGTTCTGGGGCGCGGTGAAGACCGCCGATGCGATCAACCAGGTGCACGACCATTCCTACGGTGAGTACCGCAACGAGTTGAGCCGGCTGCTCGCCACGCTGGCGGTGGAAGAGGGCTGGCAGGGCTTTGACGCCGACCTGGCGGCGATCAGCCTGAGCGCGTTGCTCGATGGCTTGTGGCTGGAGTCGGGCCTCAACCCGGGCACCTTTACGCCGGCCCAAGGCGTGCAGATCTGCGAGGCCTGGGTGGATGGCTTGCAGGCCGGTGGTCGGCAACGCTTCAGCCTGCCCAAGGGCTGTTGA
- a CDS encoding response regulator, which translates to MTPRVLIVDDDPLIRDLLQAYLSQEGYDVHCADTAEKAEALLGSQDVDLVLLDIRLPGKDGLTLTRELRVRSEVGIILITGRNDDIDRIVGLECGADDYIMKPLNPRELVSRAKNLIRRVRHAREVHPAPACAHSLKQFADWALDTDRRRLIDPRGGQTLLTHGEFQLLSVFLRNSGHTLSRDQLMDQIRNREWVPNDRSIDVLVGRLRRKLHDDPAEPQLIITIHGTGYLFTASVAA; encoded by the coding sequence ATGACGCCTCGGGTATTGATCGTCGATGACGATCCGCTTATTCGTGACTTGCTGCAGGCCTATCTGTCCCAGGAAGGCTATGACGTGCACTGCGCCGACACCGCAGAAAAGGCCGAGGCATTGCTCGGCAGCCAGGACGTCGACCTGGTGCTGCTGGACATTCGCCTGCCCGGCAAGGACGGCCTGACCCTGACCCGCGAGCTGCGGGTGCGCTCGGAAGTCGGCATCATCCTCATCACCGGGCGCAATGACGACATCGACCGCATCGTCGGCCTGGAGTGCGGCGCCGACGACTACATCATGAAACCGCTCAACCCCCGCGAGCTGGTGTCCCGCGCCAAGAACCTGATTCGCCGCGTACGCCATGCCCGCGAGGTGCACCCGGCGCCCGCCTGCGCGCACTCGCTCAAGCAATTTGCCGACTGGGCACTGGACACTGACCGTCGACGCCTGATCGACCCGCGTGGCGGGCAAACGCTGCTGACCCATGGCGAGTTCCAACTGCTCAGCGTCTTCCTGCGCAACAGCGGCCACACCCTGAGCCGCGACCAGTTGATGGACCAGATCCGCAACCGTGAGTGGGTACCCAACGACCGCTCCATCGACGTGCTGGTCGGCCGCCTGCGCCGCAAGCTGCATGACGACCCGGCCGAGCCGCAACTGATCATCACCATTCATGGCACCGGCTACCTGTTCACCGCCAGCGTGGCCGCGTGA